One Candida dubliniensis CD36 chromosome 1, complete sequence genomic region harbors:
- a CDS encoding diphosphomevalonate decarboxylase, putative (Similar to S. cerevisiae ERG19 (MPD, MVD1);~spliced gene) — MYSASVTAPVNIATLKYWGKRDKSLNLPTNSSISVTLSQDDLRTLTTASASPSFEKDQLWLNGKLESLDTPRTQACLADLRNLRASIETPDSPKLSQMKLHIVSENNFPTAAGLASSAAGFAALVTAIAKLYQLPQDMSELSKIARKGSGSACRSLFGGFVAWEMGTSNDGEDSKAVEIAPLDHWPTLKAVILVVSDDKKDTPSTTGMQATVESSDLFAHRISQVVPRRFDQMKSAILAKDFPKFAELTMKDSNSFHAVCLDSYPPIFYLNDTSKQIIKLAEEINRDGVICAYTFDAGPNAVIYYDESNQDKVLAHLYKHFGHVPGWKTHYKAETQTTGVSRIIQTSIGYGPQQTNISLINDKGLPK; from the exons ATGTACTCCGCTTCAGTCACTGCTCCCGTCAACATCGCC ACCCTCAAGTATTGGGGAAAACGCGACAAGTCGTTAAACTTACCCACCAACTCGTCAATCTCCGTCACCTTATCCCAAGACGATTTACGTACATTGACAACCGCTTCAGCCTCCCCATCATTCGAAAAAGACCAATTGTGGCTCAATGGAAAGTTGGAATCACTTGACACTCCACGTACCCAAGCGTGTTTGGCCGATTTGAGAAACTTGCGTGCGTCAATTGAAACACCAGACTCCCCAAAATTATCGCAAATGAAGTTACACATCGTTTCGGAAAATAATTTCCCAACTGCTGCTGGCTTAGCCTCTTCTGCTGCTGGGTTTGCTGCGTTGGTGACAGCCATAGCCAAGCTTTATCAATTGCCCCAGGACATGTCGGAATTGTCGAAGATCGCCCGTAAAGGTTCGGGGTCGGCATGCCGATCCTTATTTGGCGGGTTCGTCGCCTGGGAAATGGGAACCTCCAACGATGGTGAGGACTCAAAGGCAGTGGAAATCGCTCCATTAGACCACTGGCCCACCCTCAAAGCAGTCATCTTAGTTGTCAGCGACGATAAAAAGGATACACCAAGTACTACAGGAATGCAGGCCACCGTCGAATCCTCAGACTTGTTTGCCCACCGTATTTCTCAAGTTGTCCCCCGCCGCTTTGACCAAATGAAAAGTGCTATCCTTGCCAAGGACTTTCCCAAATTCGCTGAACTCACTATGAAAGATTCCAATTCGTTCCACGCAGTATGCTTAGACTCCTACCCCCCAATCTTCTACCTCAACGATACATCAAAGCAAATTATCAAGTTGGCGGAAGAGATTAATCGTGATGGAGTTATCTGTGCTTACACATTCGATGCTGGTCCAAATGCAGTCATCTACTACGACGAATCCAACCAAGACAAAGTCTTGGCCCATCTCTACAAACATTTTGGTCACGTTCCAGGTTGGAAAACCCACTACAAGGCCGAAACACAAACCACCGGCGTTTCACGTATCATCCAAACATCTATTGGCTACGGTccacaacaaacaaacattTCATTAATCAACGATAAAGGGTTGCCTAAATAA
- a CDS encoding cardiolipin synthetase, putative (Similar to S. cerevisiae CRD1 (CLS1);~Similar to C. albicans CRD1), whose amino-acid sequence MFSMIRLHPGIKLIRPGISSGAFHFSTRAIRSSLWTIPNVLTYTRIVATPFIGYYITTGHSTAALSLFTYSCVTDFVDGYIARKYNMKSIVGSIVDPLADKFLMTVCTLSLGYVHAIPPVIASIIIGRDVMLSFMSFYYRYKSLPAPKTFDKFISIGQIPTISVHPNMLGKLNTALQMVYIGSLVYRPILEGVVSAGVYDGMGMVVGATTLLSGANYLFSKSSWRYVR is encoded by the coding sequence atgtTCTCCATGATTAGGCTTCACCCAGGAATAAAACTCATACGCCCAGGCATTAGTTCTGGGGCTTTTCACTTTTCTACGAGGGCTATACGATCGTCGTTATGGACTATACCTAATGTGTTGACATATACGCGTATTGTGGCTACACCGTTTATTGGGTACTATATAACTACGGGCCACTCGACTGCTGCGTTGCTGTTGTTTACGTACTCGTGTGTTACTGACTTTGTTGATGGGTATATTGCAAGAAAGTATAATATGAAATCGATTGTGGGGTCAATTGTTGATCCGTTGGCGGATAAGTTTCTTATGACGGTGTGCACGTTGTCGTTGGGGTACGTTCATGCGATTCCGCCGGTGATAGCAAGTATAATTATTGGGCGCGATGTGATGTTGAGTTTTATGTCGTTTTATTATAGGTACAAGAGCTTGCCAGCTCCCAAGACGTTTGATAAGTTTATTAGTATTGGCCAGATCCCAACAATCAGTGTACATCCCAATATGTTGGGGAAGTTGAATACGGCGTTGCAGATGGTGTATATTGGGAGTTTGGTATACCGCCCGATTTTGGAGGGCGTTGTTTCTGCGGGGGTGTATGATGGGATGGGAATGGTTGTGGGTGCCACCACGCTTCTAAGTGGGGCCAACTACTTGTTTAGCAAAAGTTCATGGAGATATGTAAGATGA
- a CDS encoding cytosolic chaperonin t-complex protein 1 subunit theta, putative (Similar to C. albicans CCT8) — MSLKLPQAPNSGLFKQGYSSFSNADGAIIRNVEAVREIASILLTSMGPSGRNKIIVNKLGKKFITNDAATMLNELEIVHPVVKILIQASKQQEFEMGDNTNLVIILAGEFLNVAEKLLTLGLNVSEIIQGFNLANKFVMKTLDELVVEKVESFETDLLKAVKPVIAAKQYGVEDTIAKLVVDAVKLVMKNGSFNVDNIRVVKVMGASLSQSQVVKGMVFPREPEGTIKNTSKSKVVVFTNPIDISTTETKGTVLLHNAQEMLDFTKGEEQQLDQLCKEIHDSGVRVVVAGSSVGELALHYLNKYGILVLRVPSKFDLRRICQVCGATPLPRLGAPTPDEMGEIDIIETKEIGGDRVTIFRQDESSSRTATIVVRGATQNNLDDIERAIDDGVNSIKGLIKDNRLLPGAGAVEIELMKRITAYGESTPGLLQLAIKSFAKAFEVIPRVLAETSGHDSSEILSKLHAAHATDAGLTAGIDIDSGEVSDTGVLDILSTKKSAIDLAVDATNTILSIDQIIMAKRAGGPVMPQQPRPGNWDQDD, encoded by the coding sequence ATGTCGTTGAAATTACCACAAGCACCAAACTCTGGTCTATTCAAACAAGGCTACTCATCCTTCTCCAATGCCGATGGAGCCATCATCAGAAACGTCGAGGCCGTTCGTGAAATCGCTTCCATCTTACTCACATCAATGGGCCCAAGCGGAAGAAACAAGATCATCGTCAACAAGTTGGGCAAGAAATTCATCACCAACGATGCCGCCACCATGCTTAACGAATTGGAAATCGTCCACCCCGTAGTCAAAATCTTGATCCAGGCttcaaaacaacaagagtTCGAAATGGGCGACAACACAAATTTGGTCATCATCCTTGCAGGTGAGTTCCTCAATGTCGCTGAAAAACTATTAACATTGGGCTTAAACGTTAGTGAAATCATCCAAGGGTTCAACTTGGCCAACAAGTTTGTCATGAAAACATTAGACGAGTTGGTCGTTGAAAAAGTCGAATCATTTGAAACAGACTTGCTCAAAGCCGTCAAACCCGTTATTGCCGCCAAACAGTACGGCGTCGAAGATACCATCGCCAAACTCGTCGTTGATGCCGTCAAGTTGGTTATGAAAAACGGGTCGTTCAATGTCGACAATATAAGAGTGGTCAAGGTCATGGGCGCATCGCTCTCCCAATCGCAAGTCGTCAAAGGAATGGTGTTCCCCAGAGAACCCGAAGGCACCATCAAAAACACCAGCAAATCCAAAGTCGTCGTCTTTACCAACCCCATCGACATCTCCACCACCGAAACCAAAGGTACAGTGCTCCTCCATAACGCCCAAGAAATGCTCGACTTTACCAAGGGTGAAGAACAACAGTTGGACCAATTGTGTAAGGAAATCCACGATTCAGGTGTTAGAGTGGTTGTTGCCGGATCTAGTGTTGGCGAGTTGGCCTTACATTACCTCAACAAGTACGGTATCTTGGTATTGCGTGTGCCATCGAAATTCGACTTGAGACGGATTTGCCAAGTGTGTGGCGCTACACCTTTGCCTCGTTTGGGCGCACCAACACCCGACGAAATGGGTGAAATCGATATTATcgaaacaaaagaaattggtGGCGACAGAGTCACAATCTTTAGACAAGATGAGTCGAGTTCCAGAACTGCCACCATCGTCGTTAGAGGCGCAACCCAAAACAACTTGGACGATATCGAAAGAGCCATCGACGATGGCGTAAACTCCATCAAAGGATTGATCAAAGATAATAGATTGTTGCctggtgctggtgctgTTGAAATAGAGTTAATGAAACGTATCACCGCTTATGGCGAGTCCACTCCTGGATTGTTACAATTAGCTATAAAGAGTTTTGCCAAGGCGTTCGAAGTGATTCCTCGTGTGTTGGCCGAAACTTCGGGCCACGACTCATCAGAAATCTTAAGTAAACTCCATGCTGCACATGCCACCGACGCTGGGCTTACAGCTGGTATTGATATTGACTCAGGAGAGGTTTCTGACACTGGCGTGTTGGACATTTTGTCTACAAAAAAATCTGCTATTGATTTGGCAGTCGACGCTACAAACACTATCCTCTCTATAGATCAAATAATCATGGCTAAAAGAGCCGGTGGCCCCGTCATGCCGCAACAGCCACGACCAGGTAACTGGGATCAGGACGACTAA
- a CDS encoding n-(5'-phosphoribosyl)anthranilate isomerase, putative (Similar to C. albicans TRP1): MKVVKICGIKSVEAAKVAIDNGANLLGCILVPNRARTIDHEVAKQISQMMGHRKPPKFDASTPTEHFELVSQWIVENGPFLVGVFRNQPREEVFRIARELGLDFIQLHGSEDKLEFVNSEFGIIPRYVVPDEMDLLGEQAPSLMQCVSLPLLDSEAGGEGKVLDWTFIERLPTKALLAGGLTPENIPTFQTILGYDVSGGVETNGVKDSSKIIKFIQNGHAA, encoded by the coding sequence ATGAAAGTTGTGAAGATTTGTGGGATTAAGAGCGTTGAGGCAGCGAAGGTTGCGATCGACAACGGAGCGAATCTCTTGGGGTGTATACTAGTGCCCAATCGTGCACGAACGATAGACCATGAAGTGGCAAAACAGATTTCACAGATGATGGGCCATAGGAAGCCGCCAAAGTTTGATGCGAGTACGCCAACTGAGCATTTTGAGTTAGTTTCGCAATGGATAGTTGAGAATGGGCCGTTTTTAGTTGGTGTATTTAGGAACCAGCCTAGGGAAGAGGTGTTTCGTATTGCAAGGGAGTTGGGGCTTGACTTTATCCAGCTCCATGGGCTGGAAGATAAGCTAGAGTTTGTTAACCTGGAGTTTGGGATAATTCCTAGGTATGTGGTGCCAGATGAGATGGACCTTTTAGGGGAGCAGGCGCCGCTGTTGATGCAATGTGTGAGTTTGCCGTTGCTTGATTCTGAGGCTGGTGGTGAAGGGAAGGTACTTGATTGGACGTTTATTGAGAGGCTACCTACAAAGGCTCTACTTGCTGGAGGGTTAACGCCAGAGAATATACCAACCTTCCAAACCATTTTAGGGTATGATGTTAGTGGTGGAGTTGAAACTAATGGTGTTAAAGATTCGTcgaaaattataaaatttatACAAAACGGCCATGCCGCTTAG
- a CDS encoding cell fusion/morphology, Kelch domain-containing protein, putative (In S. cerevisiae: functions in a complex to negatively regulate mitotic exit and localizes to regions of polarized growth;~Similar to S. cerevisiae KEL2;~Similar to C. albicans KEL2) — protein sequence MARFKLGGKLKKKDHQSDADTTVSSSSSTNSANRKSISRFSNILHHNQKTMPSISTQPTHTSRPPPHANLSVTNPWNRFKLFDSPFPRYRHAAASIASEKNELFLMGGLKDGSVFGDTWKIVPQINHEGDIINYVAENIEVVNNNNPPARVGHAAVLCGNAFIVYGGDTVDTDTNGFPDNNFYLFNINNHKYTIPSHILNKPNGRYGHTIGVISLNNTSSRLYLFGGQLENDVFNDLYYFELNSFKSPKATWQLVEPVNDFKPPPLTNHSMSVYKNKVYVFGGVYNNEKVSNDLWVFDAANDTWTQVTTTGDIPPPVNEHSSCVVDDRMYVYGGNDFQGIIYSSLYVLDLHTLEWSVLQSSAEKNGPGPRCGHSMTLLPRFNKILIMGGDKNDYVDSDPHNFETYESFNGEEVGTMVYELDLNIVDHFLGAPTIIPPVVSYEEELTRPKKAAASARNDVQGYDRHARSFSGGPEDFATPQASARGSPSPERTQGGDDNFVEVDLPSTTISQVDEDAPYDTTSLNQHPLPEQEVANGHVEDEPFRRRSLDPRYDDNSGGVPVPEPVAVAATEPVAEPVPHAEPVAEAAPRQDGKVKQIISELTNELVSLKATTKEQMQKATEKIEQLERQNSLLHQSQQRDAESYTKQIEEKDVLINELKSSLDPSAWDPEQPQTATNISELNRYKLERLELNNKLLYLEQENLKLKDQFAEFEPFMDHQIGELDKFQKVIKVQEEQIDKLTNQVKDQEALHKEIYDWKSKFESLSLEFENYKAIHNDDDLSDGEVELQDDDRSILSSAKSRKDISSQLGNLVSLWNQKHSSSSSRDLSAPPPVIRPESHPVVAKLQSQVDDLLKIGKQNEETFSHEIESLRKELQEKVATLKTVEENYRESIQSVNNTSKALKLNQEELSSQRILMERLVKENNELKLYKKASSKKLGSRDGTPVVNEYQQSEASPGLDELNNEDDDEDVISTAHYNMKIKDLEADLYILKQERDQLKDNVTSLQKQLYLAQNQ from the coding sequence ATGGCTCGCTTTAAGTTAGGTGgtaaattaaagaaaaaagacCATCAACTGGACGCTGACACTACagtttcatcttcatcatctacCAATTCAGCAAACCGAAAATCCATCAGCAGGTTTTCCAACATTTTGCACCACAACCAGAAAACCATGCCACTGATCTCTACCCAACCAACCCACACCTCACGCCCGCCCCCTCACGCCAACTTGTCGGTGACAAATCCATGGAACCGGTTTAAACTATTTGATTCCCCTTTTCCAAGGTACCGACACGCAGCCGCATCTATTGCCagtgaaaaaaatgagTTGTTCTTAATGGGCGGTTTGAAAGACGGGTCGGTGTTTGGTGATACATGGAAGATTGTCCCGCAAATCAACCACGAAGGCGATATCATCAACTATGTGGCTGAAAATATCGAAGTggtcaacaacaacaaccctCCAGCAAGAGTCGGGCACGCAGCTGTTTTGTGCGGGAACGCATTTATTGTCTATGGGGGTGATACGGTCGATACCGACACCAACGGATTCCCCGATAACAACTTTTACTtgttcaatatcaacaaccacaagTATACCATTCCTAGCCACATTTTGAATAAGCCCAACGGGAGATACGGTCATACTATAGGCGTGATATCATTAAACAACACCTCATCACGCCTCTACTTGTTTGGCGGCCAATTGGAAAACGACGTGTTCAACGATTTGTATTATTTCGAATTGAACTCGTTTAAATCCCCCAAGGCAACGTGGCAATTGGTTGAACCAGTCAACGACTTTAAGCCTCCACCATTGACCAACCATTCCATGTCGGTGTATAAAAACAAAGTATACGTGTTTGGTGGGGTCTACAATAACGAAAAGGTTTCCAACGATTTATGGGTATTTGATGCCGCCAACGATACTTGGACCCAGGTCACAACCACCGGTGATATCCCGCCCCCAGTGAACGAACATTCAAGttgtgttgttgatgaCAGAATGTATGTTTATGGTGGTAACGATTTCCAAGGAATCATCTACAGCTCATTGTATGTATTGGATTTGCATACCCTTGAATGGTCGGTGTTGCAATCTTCAGCCGAAAAGAATGGGCCAGGCCCACGATGCGGTCACTCAATGACATTGTTGCCtagatttaataaaatccTTATAATGGGAGGCGACAAGAATGATTATGTTGATAGCGACCCGCACAACTTTGAAACGTATGAGTCATTCAATGGCGAAGAAGTGGGAACCATGGTTTATGAATTGGATTTGAATATAGTAGACCATTTCCTTGGTGCTCCTACAATAATTCCACCAGTCGTTTCCTACGAAGAAGAACTCACCAGACCGAAAAAAGCGGCTGCTTCTGCAAGAAATGATGTCCAAGGCTATGACCGCCATGCCAGAAGCTTTTCTGGTGGACCCGAGGATTTTGCAACCCCACAAGCTTCAGCTCGTGGCTCGCCATCCCCAGAAAGAACACAAGGAGGTGACGACAATTTTGTTGAGGTCGACTTGCCTTCAACTACTATTTCGCAAGTCGACGAAGATGCACCATACGATACAACGTCTTTGAACCAACACCCACTTCCTGAGCAGGAAGTGGCTAACGGTCATGTTGAAGATGAACCATTCAGAAGACGGTCGCTTGATCCAAGATATGATGATAATAGTGGGGGTGTGCCAGTACCTGAACCAGTGGCAGTAGCTGCAACTGAACCAGTGGCTGAACCAGTACCTCATGCTGAACCAGTAGCCGAGGCTGCACCTCGCCAGGATGGAAAAGTTAAACAGATAATTTCCGAATTAACCAATGAATTGGTCCTGCTCAAGGCCACCACCAAAGAACAAATGCAAAAGGCAACAGAGAAAATCGAGCAATTGGAACGCCAGAACTCATTGTTGCATCAATCTCAACAACGTGATGCCGAAAGTTATACCaaacaaattgaagaaaaagatgtTCTCATCAACGAACTAAAGTCATCCCTCGACCCAAGTGCATGGGATCCAGAACAGCCTCAAACGGCAACAAATATTTCCGAATTGAACCGATACAAATTGGAAAGATTGGAGTTGAACAACAAGTTGCTTTATTTGGAACAAGAAAACTTAAAACTAAAGGACCAGTTTGCTGAGTTTGAGCCGTTTATGGATCACCAAATTGGCGAACTAGACAAGTTCCAAAAAGTCATCAAAGTGCAAGAAGAACAAATCGATAAATTGACAAACCAAGTCAAGGACCAAGAGGCTTTACACAAAGAAATATACGATTGGAAGAGTAAATTTGAAAGCTTGTCTttagaatttgaaaactatAAGGCCATACATAATGACGATGATTTATCAGATGGCGAAGTTGAACTCCAGGATGACGACAGGTCTATTTTGAGTTCGGCAAAGTCAAGAAAAGATATTTCTTCACAATTGGGCAATTTAGTGTCGTTGTGGAACCAAAAACACTCCTCCAGTTCCAGTCGTGATTTATCTGCTCCTCCCCCAGTAATTCGTCCTGAAAGCCACCCTGTTGTTGCTAAATTACAACTGCAAGTTGACGACTTGTTAAAGATTGGTAAACAAAACGAAGAAACGTTTTCTCATGAAATCGAATCCCTCAGGAAAGAGTTACAAGAGAAAGTTGCTACATTAAAGACAGTGGAAGAAAATTACCGTGAATCCATACAATCTGTCAACAACACCAGCAAGgcattaaaattgaaccaAGAAGAATTAAGCAGTCAACGAATTCTAATGGAAAGATTggttaaagaaaataacgAGTTGAAACTTTATAAAAAAGCCAGCAGCAAAAAACTTGGGTCTCGTGACGGTACTCCTGTTGTCAATGAATACCAGCAAAGCGAAGCTAGTCCTGGCCTTGACGAGCTTAATAACGAGGACGACGATGAAGACGTTATTAGCACGGCTCACTATAATATGAAGATCAAGGATTTGGAAGCTGACTTGTATATATTGAAACAGGAGAGAGATCAATTAAAAGACAATGTCACTTCGTTGCAAAAACAACTTTATTTAgctcaaaatcaataa
- a CDS encoding pH-response regulator protein, putative (Similar to Aspergillus nidulans PALF;~Similar to C. albicans RIM8): protein MRRAVSKILPTPKLFNDSAHFHSSFKLEYNSIDDFYVQLDNPHKVWLPGEEISGQVVLISKKNLANIVITLSLVGFIKINASSHSKLRPLKHTLFDYTIKIYGKDEDEQPDSAEFSNGLLKGEHVFPFIVKLPNKRVFTSIDFGKGSINYTLKAAIGNSSSYVIPASPPYNDNASTSSLTKKKILQNPSHTSEKVISLVNPIDVSILPRPKPKRLILKDPRTSSSKKLSRTQTSTSTINTTSSNEHDHSLPEGATPEDSDHRSLKSITVPTIKAILEVPQRGYLRGESIPIKLSISHLRKIQDFNGIIITFVRVCRLDNGPDGVVESFRKDLQQLILPLYVDPVTFQSEINSSLRVPADAFPTIIGCPLVSFQYFVEVLINLSGKSIALDSDVDARAKANPQAAKSSSDKFKFNFDSTQTERSTYINTDSYKRSKKFLQLTTEIYIGTHRSSTQQEEPEPVPQLEETASRRSSSMASNSNLSPAIFSTSSPHSPVEHQYGGAINSIPESVAVSNFTPPYENVVPSYVPPEFVSHLQTQSELSEKERMRQHESSLLPSAPPGVDDDEPEPMQQQQQQASSVSPVNMPSTQHGFLFFTYQNASTSPQIPLDDDLYQEPVDSAPNYLTVNNDRLIVPQDNNSNSDS from the coding sequence ATGAGACGAGCTGTATCGAAAATACTACCCACACCCAAACTATTCAACGACTCGGCCCATTTCCATTCTAGTTTCAAACTTGAATACAACTcgattgatgatttttatGTGCAATTAGATAACCCCCATAAGGTTTGGCTACCAGGAGAAGAAATCTCAGGACAAGTTGTACTAATTtcgaagaagaatttggcAAATATAGTCATAACATTATCGTTGGTGGGgtttattaaaataaatgCGTCGTCGCACCTGAAATTACGACCTTTAAAGCATACGTTATTTGACTATACGATCAAAATCTACGGTAAGGACGAAGACGAACAACCAGATTCGGCAGAGTTTAGTAATGGGCTTTTGAAAGGTGAGCATGTGTTTCCGTTTATTGTAAAGTTGCCCAACAAACGAGTGTTTACGTCGATTGATTTTGGTAAAGGATCTATTAACTATACATTGAAGGCGGCAATAGGAAACTCATCGTCATATGTGATACCAGCATCGCCTCCATACAACGACAATGCCAGCACCAGCAGTTTaacgaaaaagaaaatcctCCAGAATCCAAGCCATACGTCAGAAAAGGTTATCAGTCTAGTAAATCCTATAGATGTGTCGATCTTGCCTCGACCGAAACCGAAGAGACTAATCTTGAAGGATCCAAGAACGAGTTCAAGCAAAAAGTTGTCTCGCACGCAAACGTCGACATCAACGATAAATACCACTTCTTCTAATGAACACGACCATTCGTTGCCAGAGGGTGCCACCCCTGAAGATTCAGACCACAGATCACTAAAATCGATAACTGTCCCTACAATCAAAGCGATTTTGGAAGTGCCGCAACGTGGCTATTTGCGAGGTGAGCTGATCCCGATCAAGCTTTCCATTAGTCATTTAAGAAAAATACAAGATTTTAATGGTATTATAATAACGTTTGTGCGAGTTTGTCGTTTGGATAACGGTCCTGATGGTGTTGTTGAGTCATTTAGAAAAGATCTACAACAATTGATACTTCCGTTGTATGTCGATCCTGTTACGTTCCAATCGGAAATCAATTCGTCGTTGCGAGTCCCTGCCGATGCCTTCCCGACCATTATAGGGTGCCCGTTGGTTTCATTCCAGTACTTTGTCGAAGTCCTTATAAACCTTTCAGGGAAATCAATTGCGTTGGATTCCGATGTTGATGCTCGCGCTAAGGCCAACCCGCAAGCCGCCAAATCGTCGCTGGACAAGTTTAAGTTTAACTTTGATTCTACGCAAACAGAAAGGTCTACATATATCAATACCGATAGTTATAAGCGACTGAAGAAGTTCCTACAATTGACAACGGAAATTTACATTGGCACACATCGTCTGTCAACTCAACAAGAGGAACCAGAACCGGTACCGCAACTAGAAGAAACAGCATCCCGCAGGTCGTCGTCAATGGCatccaattccaatttatcaCCAGCAATATTTTCTACCTCATCGCCGCATTCACCAGTGGAGCACCAGTATGGAGGTGCCATCAACTCGATTCCTGAATCAGTCGCAGTTAGTAATTTTACTCCGCCTTATGAAAATGTGGTGCCGCTGTATGTACCACCCGAGTTTGTGTCTCATTTACAGACCCAATCCGAGTTATcagaaaaggaaagaatGAGACAACATGAAAGCAGTCTCTTGCCATCGGCACCACCTGGCgtggatgatgatgagcCAGAACCGatgcagcagcagcagcagcaagCTAGTTCTGTGAGTCCAGTTAATATGCCCTCGACTCAACATgggtttttgtttttcacCTACCAGAACGCCAGCACCTCACCACAAATTCCATTGGATGATGATTTGTACCAGGAACCAGTTGATTCTGCGCCCAATTATTTGACAGTGAATAATGACCGTTTGATAGTCCCCCAggataataattcaaattcagaTAGTTGA
- a CDS encoding pre-rRNA processing and ribosome biogenesis, nuclear localization sequence binding, nucleolar protein, putative (Similar to S. pombe GAR2;~Similar to S. cerevisiae NSR1;~Similar to C. albicans NSR1) — protein sequence MAKASKVDKKLSKKKEEKPAKKVEEESSSEESSSEESSSEESSSEESSSDDDSDNSSSSSDESSDSDSSDDEEVEKKEEKAASDKEEDEEESSDSSSSESEDEEEKAASGEDEKKEEESSSDNESSESSSDSSSSESDSDSDSDSDSDSDSDSDSESESEKEEEKSSKKRKAEESKEEVSTPVKKSKPAAVNEEPATLFVGRLSWNIDDSWLKREFEHIGGVISARVIMERATGKSRGYGYVDFETKSAAEKALEEMQGKEIDGRPINLDMSTGKPHASRSTNDRAKQYGDSQSALSDTLFVGNLSFNANRDNLFTVFGEYGNVISCRVPTHPDTQQPKGFGYVQFSSVDEAKAALEALNGEYIEGRPCRLDFSTPRDNSNTNNNRRGGFGGGRERSATPRSGNSTPRPNRSAEFKGTKKTFD from the coding sequence ATGGCTAAAGCATCTAAAGTCGACAAGAAATTGTCtaagaagaaagaagaaaaaccTGCTAAGAAggttgaagaagaaagttCTAGTGAAGAAAGCAGTTCTGAAGAAAGCAGTTCCGAAGAAAGCAGTTCCGAAGAAAGCAGTTCTGACGATGATTCGGACAATTCAAGCAGCTCCAGTGATGAAAGTTCCGATAGTGACAGcagtgatgatgaagaagtaGAAAAGAAGGAAGAGAAGGCTGCCTCTGACAAAGAAgaggatgaagaagaaagttCTGATTCATCTAGCTCTGAAAGCgaagacgaagaagaaaaggCTGCCTCTGGTGAAGATGAAAAGAAGGAGGAAGAATCTTCATCAGACAATGAAAGTAGTGAATCCAGTTCCGATAGTTCCAGTTCAGAAAGTGATAGCGATTCTGATTCTGATTCAGACAGCGACTCCGACTCCGACTCCGACTCCGAATCCGAATccgaaaaagaagaagaaaaatctTCTAAGAAACGTAAAGCTGAAGAATCAAAGGAAGAAGTTTCTACTCCAGTCAAGAAATCCAAACCAGCTGCTGTTAATGAAGAGCCAGCCACTTTATTTGTTGGTAGATTATCATGGAACATCGATGATAGTTGGTTAAAGAGAGAGTTTGAACATATTGGTGGTGTTATTAGTGCCAGAGTCATTATGGAAAGAGCAACTGGTAAATCTAGAGGTTATGGTtatgttgattttgaaaccAAATCAGCCGCTGAAAAAGCACTTGAAGAAATGCAAggtaaagaaattgatggcAGACCAATTAACTTGGATATGTCTACTGGCAAACCACATGCATCCAGATCCACTAATGATAGAGCCAAACAATATGGTGACAGTCAATCTGCCCTAAGTGACACCTTATTTGTTGGTAATCTTTCCTTCAATGCCAACAGAGACAATTTGTTTACTGTTTTTGGTGAATATGGTAATGTTATTTCATGCAGAGTCCCAACCCACCCCGACACCCAACAACCAAAAGGGTTTGGGTATGTTCAATTCTCCAGTGTTGACGAAGCCAAGGCTGCCTTAGAAGCATTAAATGGTGAATACATTGAAGGTCGTCCATGCAGATTAGATTTTTCAACCCCAAGAGATAACAGcaacaccaataataacagAAGAGGTggttttggtggtggtcgTGAAAGATCTGCTACCCCAAGATCCGGTAACAGCACTCCAAGACCAAACAGGTCAGCCGAATTCAAAGGTACTAAAAAAACCTTTGATTAA